One window of Campylobacter sp. RM12651 genomic DNA carries:
- a CDS encoding OmpA family protein: MKKMSLVLSAAAMIAVSVNASDINFEGLEISPIATYNVPEGNLDLMNKFGYGLRIGYMYGAVGTEIGYEHQKGEYKSIDNAGHTPVGIDRGYLNLVFPVKVGDTNFDFYGLLGVGYENFSENLYDNKNGMFGHYGIGLKYKIYKSFGLRAEVRDQIKFRHADHHVISTLGVIFNFDGKKEEVVPAPQPVVEVKPEPVVVKPEPKPQPKPKACYDLELVKVNFGFDKSNVTANYIPEIERLAKLIKEEPAYFANITGYTDSIGTSAYNKKLSEKRAKAVKAELVKAGVSEDRINPSWAGDQNAIGDNKTKEGRAANRRVELKIICQ, translated from the coding sequence ATGAAAAAGATGAGTTTAGTTTTAAGTGCAGCTGCAATGATAGCTGTTAGTGTAAATGCAAGTGATATTAATTTTGAAGGCTTAGAAATAAGCCCAATCGCTACATACAATGTTCCAGAAGGAAATCTTGACCTTATGAATAAATTTGGTTATGGATTAAGAATTGGTTATATGTATGGTGCAGTAGGAACAGAAATTGGTTATGAGCACCAAAAAGGTGAATATAAAAGTATAGATAATGCAGGTCATACTCCAGTGGGTATTGATAGAGGTTATTTAAACTTAGTATTCCCAGTTAAAGTTGGTGATACTAACTTTGATTTCTATGGATTATTAGGTGTTGGTTATGAAAACTTCAGCGAAAATCTATATGACAATAAAAACGGAATGTTTGGTCATTATGGTATTGGTTTAAAATACAAAATTTACAAAAGCTTTGGTTTAAGAGCAGAAGTTCGTGACCAAATTAAATTCCGCCACGCTGATCACCATGTAATTAGCACTTTAGGTGTAATTTTTAACTTTGATGGTAAAAAAGAAGAAGTTGTTCCAGCTCCACAACCAGTTGTAGAAGTTAAACCTGAGCCAGTAGTTGTTAAACCTGAGCCAAAACCACAACCAAAACCAAAAGCATGTTATGATTTAGAATTAGTTAAAGTTAATTTTGGATTTGATAAGAGCAATGTAACTGCTAACTATATTCCTGAAATTGAGCGTTTAGCTAAATTAATTAAAGAAGAGCCTGCATATTTTGCAAATATCACAGGATATACAGATTCAATCGGTACATCTGCTTATAACAAAAAATTATCAGAAAAAAGAGCTAAAGCAGTAAAAGCTGAACTTGTAAAAGCTGGTGTTAGCGAAGACAGAATTAATCCAAGTTGGGCTGGCGACCAAAATGCAATCGGCGATAACAAAACAAAAGAAGGCCGTGCAGCAAACCGCAGAGTTGAATTAAAAATCATCTGCCAATAA
- a CDS encoding APC family permease, giving the protein MKLSIKDIIFMNLIGIFSLRQIPYVAQYGASSIILWLFVAFGFFIPLALICGELGSRFSKGGGIFLWINKAFGVKVAYFCLICYLLSCLAFFPMMLYFAANSLAYIFNLQAKSYFIAIFSILSFFILTYINYRGFEYTKLINKVFVYFGILFPTLLLIVVALMFYLTNHKITTPYNSGYLITLDLNTLVFSSTMMFAFAGLELSTMIGAKIDNAQKNYPKAIFFSAFIIVGIYILGTFCVNVIYPAKDTDILDGIMQAITYAENNLGFKGLSQLMAFSLFVGTLGQINSWLVAPIYMLANASKEGIIKFYEAKPHPKYNTPYKALFFQAFLVSIICIFCVFFNKSQDIYWLLSSLTTVSYFLPYIAMFLAYFKLKNYCENELEFKIQNQILSYFLAILGLSSVVFALILSFITPNEEEQSELIYFLQIMSSPILALIIAIFSFNKTRNK; this is encoded by the coding sequence ATGAAGTTGAGTATAAAAGATATTATTTTTATGAATTTGATTGGGATTTTTTCTTTAAGACAAATTCCTTATGTCGCACAATACGGAGCTAGTTCTATTATTTTATGGCTTTTTGTAGCATTTGGATTTTTTATTCCTTTAGCTTTGATATGTGGAGAACTTGGTTCTAGATTTTCTAAGGGTGGTGGTATATTTTTATGGATTAATAAAGCTTTTGGAGTAAAAGTAGCTTATTTTTGTTTGATTTGTTATCTTCTATCTTGTTTAGCTTTTTTCCCAATGATGTTGTATTTCGCAGCAAATTCTTTAGCTTATATATTTAATTTACAAGCAAAATCTTATTTTATCGCAATATTTTCTATATTGAGTTTTTTTATTTTGACATATATAAATTATAGGGGTTTTGAATATACCAAATTAATAAATAAAGTATTTGTTTATTTTGGAATTTTATTTCCTACATTGCTTTTAATAGTTGTAGCTTTAATGTTTTATTTGACTAATCACAAAATCACAACTCCTTATAATTCAGGGTATTTAATTACACTTGATTTAAATACTTTAGTGTTTTCAAGCACTATGATGTTTGCATTTGCAGGGCTTGAGCTTAGCACAATGATAGGTGCTAAAATTGATAACGCTCAAAAAAATTATCCAAAAGCTATATTTTTCAGTGCATTTATAATAGTAGGTATTTATATTTTAGGCACTTTTTGTGTTAATGTGATATATCCTGCAAAAGATACTGATATATTAGATGGTATTATGCAAGCAATTACTTATGCTGAAAATAATTTAGGTTTTAAAGGTCTTAGTCAATTAATGGCTTTTAGTTTATTTGTAGGCACTTTAGGGCAGATTAATTCTTGGTTGGTAGCGCCAATATATATGCTAGCTAATGCTTCAAAAGAAGGAATAATTAAATTTTATGAAGCAAAACCACATCCAAAATATAATACCCCTTATAAGGCTTTATTTTTTCAAGCATTTTTAGTTAGTATTATTTGTATATTTTGTGTATTTTTTAATAAATCTCAAGATATTTATTGGCTACTTAGTTCTCTTACTACGGTTAGTTATTTTTTACCTTATATTGCAATGTTTTTAGCGTATTTTAAATTAAAAAATTATTGTGAAAATGAATTAGAATTTAAAATACAAAATCAAATTCTTAGTTATTTTTTAGCAATATTAGGTCTTAGTAGCGTAGTATTTGCTTTAATATTAAGTTTTATTACTCCAAACGAAGAAGAGCAAAGTGAATTAATATATTTTTTACAAATTATGAGTTCTCCTATACTAGCATTAATAATTGCTATTTTTAGTTTTAATAAAACTCGTAATAAATAA
- a CDS encoding DASS family sodium-coupled anion symporter, translating to MKRAISIIILIAIPFLFATILPVPSGLSEAAWVMFGIYLSAVLGLVFKPIPNSMVLITAVAGTALFMGPYLGGAKEATKQALSGYASSTTWIIVSAFALSIAFTKTGLGKRWAYFLIGKFGKTTLRLSYVTAFLDLVVSPATPSNTARAGGIVFPIVNSIAQSLSKDKVETENRVGAFLACNSYMSTKMTSFIFATAMAGNMLVIGYANDILGTHLNWGNWAVAMIIPGIVCLCIIPLVVYIFVRPDIKKIDNVVISKQGLEELGEMKRSEKMLVLIFVLALLGWSVPSLASSLFGLKIDIDATAVAVGAMSLSVLLGVLKFEDIAGSKECIGTLFWFGGIMSLSGMMNKLGFFKWLGTFIQGNMNLDLDPLIVLIIIGFISIIVRYLYASATVFITTLLPVLFLIGKSAGVDPYLLAFLLITTNSYGGALTHFGGPAASVIFGAGYNTVKEWWITGFVVAMVSFILCLAIGLPYWEMLGMN from the coding sequence ATGAAAAGAGCAATTTCTATTATTATTTTGATTGCTATTCCATTTTTATTCGCTACTATTTTGCCCGTGCCAAGTGGCTTAAGCGAAGCTGCGTGGGTAATGTTTGGTATTTATCTTTCAGCAGTTTTAGGTCTTGTATTTAAGCCTATACCAAATTCTATGGTATTAATTACTGCAGTAGCAGGAACTGCACTATTTATGGGACCTTATTTAGGTGGTGCAAAAGAAGCTACAAAACAAGCTTTAAGCGGTTATGCAAGTTCAACTACTTGGATTATAGTTTCTGCATTTGCTTTAAGTATTGCATTTACAAAAACAGGTCTTGGTAAAAGATGGGCTTATTTTTTAATAGGTAAATTTGGTAAAACTACTTTAAGACTTAGCTATGTTACTGCATTTTTGGATTTAGTAGTATCACCTGCAACTCCATCAAATACTGCAAGAGCAGGTGGAATTGTCTTTCCAATTGTAAATTCAATCGCACAATCTTTATCAAAAGATAAAGTTGAAACAGAAAATAGAGTAGGTGCATTTTTAGCGTGTAATTCTTATATGAGTACAAAAATGACTTCATTTATTTTCGCAACCGCAATGGCTGGAAATATGCTAGTGATTGGTTATGCAAATGATATTTTAGGAACTCACTTAAATTGGGGAAATTGGGCTGTTGCTATGATAATTCCTGGTATTGTGTGTTTATGTATAATTCCACTAGTTGTTTATATTTTTGTTCGCCCTGATATAAAAAAGATTGATAATGTAGTAATTTCAAAACAAGGCTTAGAAGAATTAGGAGAGATGAAAAGAAGTGAGAAAATGCTTGTTTTAATCTTTGTTCTAGCATTGCTTGGTTGGTCTGTTCCGTCTTTAGCTAGTTCTTTATTTGGATTAAAGATTGATATAGATGCTACTGCAGTAGCTGTTGGTGCTATGAGTTTATCAGTATTACTTGGCGTTTTAAAATTTGAAGATATAGCAGGTTCTAAAGAGTGTATAGGGACATTATTTTGGTTTGGTGGTATTATGTCACTATCAGGTATGATGAATAAATTGGGCTTTTTTAAATGGCTTGGAACATTTATTCAAGGTAATATGAATTTAGATTTAGACCCATTGATAGTATTAATAATTATTGGTTTTATTAGTATTATCGTAAGATATTTATATGCTAGTGCAACCGTTTTCATTACAACTCTTTTACCGGTTTTATTTTTAATAGGCAAAAGTGCAGGAGTTGATCCATATTTATTAGCATTTTTATTAATTACTACAAATTCTTATGGCGGAGCATTAACTCATTTTGGTGGTCCTGCTGCTTCAGTTATTTTTGGAGCTGGATATAACACCGTAAAAGAATGGTGGATTACTGGATTTGTAGTGGCTATGGTATCTTTTATTTTATGCCTTGCAATAGGTCTTCCTTATTGGGAAATGTTAGGAATGAATTAA
- a CDS encoding alkylphosphonate utilization protein gives MPKDANGNELQAGDNVSVIKDLKVKGSSLTIKRGTNVKNIKLTSNDDEIEAKVDKHGVIVLKTCFLKKA, from the coding sequence ATGCCAAAAGACGCAAACGGAAACGAATTACAAGCAGGAGATAATGTTAGCGTTATTAAAGATTTGAAAGTAAAAGGCAGTTCTTTAACTATTAAAAGAGGAACTAATGTAAAAAACATAAAGCTTACTTCAAATGATGATGAAATAGAAGCAAAAGTTGATAAACACGGAGTTATAGTTTTAAAAACTTGTTTTTTAAAAAAGGCTTAA
- a CDS encoding outer membrane beta-barrel protein, whose protein sequence is MKKFLTFLPIALLANPFDDLVNAYNQEDYKTSYDIASSICKQTCSDINLNLIMGKSAFRLGLYDEALAAYDRVLVLDDTNTEARLQSAIIYQKNGNLALLKLELENLKDDERLNDDEKALVASMLKNVKYQQKANNEINIPYASIGFGYGYDSNPKKQNLKDSYLPVPQLGINFPIPGAKHQPASSILANLNAGYKKQVNNVYDYDININFYNKYYIKPIEEDFQNLSVFTASINNGFEISRQFKLNILMSYDYIILKQKRYLNTFTADISGDYYTESGLAFGLGYTINHNNYLIEDNKENDSNHHSIYAMSKIISQRSMSYLKIAYDIEKTSRIKESSNNYKEYSATAGIIYMLNKQVILKASLGYAKSKYDEKIFLNTRNDITYRVNFGAEYNMDHHNFFSLDLGYNRVKSSIEYNSYDNLYTNLMYKYKF, encoded by the coding sequence ATGAAAAAATTTTTAACATTTTTACCTATTGCTTTATTAGCAAATCCATTTGATGACTTAGTAAATGCGTATAATCAAGAAGATTATAAAACTTCTTATGATATAGCTAGTTCTATTTGTAAGCAAACTTGCTCTGATATTAATTTAAATCTAATTATGGGTAAAAGTGCTTTTAGATTAGGTTTATACGATGAAGCTTTAGCTGCTTATGATAGGGTTTTGGTATTAGATGATACTAATACAGAAGCGAGATTACAAAGTGCTATTATTTATCAAAAAAACGGGAATTTAGCTTTACTTAAATTAGAACTAGAGAATTTAAAAGATGATGAACGCTTAAATGATGATGAGAAAGCTTTAGTTGCTAGTATGTTAAAAAATGTTAAATATCAACAAAAAGCCAATAATGAAATAAATATACCTTATGCGAGTATTGGTTTTGGATATGGATATGATAGCAATCCAAAAAAGCAGAATTTAAAAGATAGTTATTTACCAGTGCCACAATTAGGCATTAATTTTCCAATACCAGGTGCTAAGCACCAACCAGCTAGTAGTATTTTAGCTAATCTTAATGCTGGCTATAAAAAACAAGTTAATAATGTATATGATTATGATATAAATATTAATTTTTATAATAAGTATTATATAAAACCAATTGAAGAAGATTTTCAGAATTTAAGTGTATTTACAGCTTCAATTAATAATGGTTTTGAGATATCAAGACAATTTAAATTAAATATTTTAATGTCTTATGATTATATTATTTTAAAACAAAAAAGATATTTAAACACCTTTACTGCAGATATTTCAGGTGATTATTATACTGAAAGTGGGCTAGCTTTTGGTCTAGGCTATACAATTAATCACAATAATTATTTGATAGAAGATAATAAAGAGAATGATTCAAATCATCATAGTATTTATGCTATGAGTAAGATTATTTCTCAAAGAAGTATGTCTTATCTAAAAATTGCTTATGATATAGAAAAAACTAGCAGAATTAAAGAAAGTTCAAATAATTATAAAGAATATTCAGCTACTGCCGGAATTATTTATATGTTAAATAAACAAGTAATATTAAAAGCAAGTTTAGGTTATGCTAAAAGTAAATATGATGAAAAAATCTTCTTAAATACGAGAAACGATATAACCTATAGGGTAAATTTTGGTGCTGAATACAATATGGATCATCATAATTTCTTCTCACTTGATTTAGGATATAATAGGGTAAAATCAAGTATTGAATACAATTCTTACGATAATCTTTACACTAATTTAATGTATAAATATAAATTTTAA
- a CDS encoding FecR family protein, whose product MKKILLLLSVITLTYASVGKISAIRGDAVVISKGNEIKALLNQELDESDIIKTGNNARLQIIFNDNTVTTLGKNTSLEIKQFLLDGKNSKVNLEVSEGSFKVITGEISKLARKNFSLKAHTATIGIRGTVFVGEVGLNINKLACLQGAIDVRLGNKTSLIDSGKQISFSNTKVIKVEPLKVNDFSLTKANINEDNKPEKIQEKQEDKQSTTNTNKVTSITLSSDIKAENTNSNSKNTLQTSEQMNIASDIKEEVTEIIAKNDNSLNTDNVPEIAPNKPSDDLVIPSNPNTTPDTPSNPDNNTSTPENKPNDNNVAIPDVPVIKDEKEWTKLEPSIPNKYFANNNVNSYYYYSEDLNSKSAASLNLGTMTLDLYGRKLENDKSVKSFDYYTLDGKKNTLTSNSYNVSDLGTKEIKTQNYNLQNTSLNTPNAEKNLEYSSDYASFSANKNELKAQLIGINYDLSKSDLSHFTTLKDDWNSFKSDIEKNNQTAINYYSNTNSAAELDLSRGLLTYYSKEQTKKDGRDSAYNLRYFVMNHNYLQMREYDIEDLEYNGYTMNFKDSSVVDSTSDHYRTTAYVNKEQIEYTAKNGSLDLNILSIKENLKGTNSSNYRKQLADWDNEKTKFFTEFYTNPAQEFYYADTKNNYVKLKPSDSYFASYSKINDTSDVLFELQNSKLLGVYNKNNVITRINPQVNSTMDIDNSQYKLKIDSNELDKTSIKLETEASKAKLQIESKIANEDLKIKTDELKKSLNISDINKKINEIKNK is encoded by the coding sequence ATGAAAAAAATATTATTGTTATTAAGTGTAATAACTCTAACCTATGCAAGCGTAGGTAAAATATCAGCCATTAGAGGTGATGCAGTAGTTATCTCAAAAGGTAATGAAATAAAAGCTTTATTAAATCAAGAACTTGATGAAAGCGATATTATAAAAACGGGAAACAATGCAAGATTACAAATAATCTTTAATGACAACACCGTTACTACTCTAGGTAAAAACACAAGCTTAGAAATAAAACAATTCTTATTAGATGGAAAAAACTCTAAAGTAAATCTTGAAGTAAGTGAAGGAAGCTTTAAGGTAATTACAGGAGAAATCTCAAAACTAGCAAGAAAGAATTTCTCTTTAAAAGCTCATACAGCAACAATTGGTATTAGAGGAACAGTGTTTGTAGGAGAAGTTGGACTTAATATAAATAAATTAGCTTGCTTACAAGGTGCAATAGATGTTAGATTAGGTAATAAAACTTCTTTAATTGATTCAGGAAAACAAATAAGCTTTTCAAATACTAAGGTAATTAAAGTTGAACCTTTAAAAGTAAATGATTTTTCTTTAACCAAAGCAAATATTAATGAAGATAATAAACCAGAAAAAATACAAGAAAAACAAGAAGATAAACAAAGCACTACAAATACTAATAAAGTAACAAGTATTACTTTAAGTAGTGATATTAAAGCTGAAAACACTAATTCAAATTCTAAAAATACTTTACAAACTAGTGAGCAAATGAATATTGCAAGCGATATTAAAGAAGAAGTAACTGAAATCATTGCAAAAAATGATAATTCTTTAAATACAGATAATGTGCCAGAAATTGCTCCAAATAAACCTAGTGATGATTTAGTTATTCCAAGTAATCCAAATACGACACCAGATACTCCAAGTAATCCTGATAATAATACAAGCACACCAGAAAATAAGCCAAATGATAATAATGTGGCAATACCTGATGTGCCAGTGATTAAAGATGAAAAAGAATGGACTAAATTAGAACCTTCTATACCTAATAAATACTTTGCTAATAACAATGTAAATAGTTATTATTACTATTCAGAAGATTTAAATTCTAAAAGTGCAGCAAGTCTTAATTTAGGAACTATGACACTTGATTTATATGGTAGAAAATTAGAAAACGATAAGAGTGTTAAATCTTTTGATTATTATACTTTAGATGGTAAAAAGAATACTCTTACTAGCAATAGCTACAATGTTTCTGATTTAGGAACTAAAGAAATCAAAACTCAAAATTATAACTTGCAAAATACTAGTCTTAATACGCCTAATGCTGAAAAGAATTTAGAATATTCATCAGATTATGCTAGTTTTAGTGCAAATAAAAATGAATTAAAAGCTCAATTAATTGGTATTAATTATGATTTAAGCAAATCAGATTTATCTCATTTTACAACTTTAAAAGATGATTGGAATAGTTTTAAAAGTGATATAGAAAAAAATAATCAAACAGCTATTAATTATTACTCAAATACAAATTCTGCCGCTGAACTTGATTTATCAAGAGGACTTTTAACTTATTATTCAAAAGAGCAAACTAAAAAAGATGGTAGGGATAGTGCTTATAATTTAAGATATTTTGTTATGAACCATAATTATTTGCAAATGCGTGAATATGATATAGAAGATTTAGAATACAACGGCTATACAATGAATTTTAAAGATTCTTCTGTTGTAGATTCAACTTCGGATCATTATAGAACTACTGCTTATGTCAATAAAGAACAAATTGAATACACTGCAAAAAATGGTAGTTTGGATTTAAATATTTTAAGTATTAAAGAAAATTTAAAAGGCACCAATTCTTCAAATTATAGAAAGCAATTAGCTGATTGGGATAATGAGAAAACTAAATTTTTTACAGAATTTTATACAAACCCAGCTCAAGAATTTTATTATGCTGATACGAAAAATAATTATGTTAAGTTAAAGCCAAGTGATTCGTATTTTGCTAGTTATAGTAAGATTAATGATACTTCTGATGTTTTATTTGAATTACAGAATAGTAAATTACTAGGAGTGTATAATAAAAACAATGTAATAACTAGAATAAATCCTCAAGTAAATTCAACTATGGATATTGATAATTCTCAATATAAATTAAAAATTGATAGCAATGAACTTGATAAGACTTCTATTAAATTAGAAACGGAAGCAAGTAAGGCTAAATTACAAATAGAAAGCAAAATAGCAAATGAGGATTTAAAGATAAAAACAGATGAATTAAAAAAATCTTTAAATATTTCAGATATAAATAAAAAGATTAATGAGATTAAAAATAAGTAA
- a CDS encoding FecR family protein: MRKLVILLSVITLTYASVGKISAIRGDAVVISKGNEIKALLNQELDESDIIKTGNNARLQIIFNDNTVTTLGKNTSLEIKQFLLDGKNSKVNLEVSEGSFKVITGEISKLARKNFSLKAHTATIGIRGTVFVGEVGLNINKLACLQGAIDVRLGNKTSLIDSGKQISFSNTKVIKVEPLKVNDFSLTKANINEDNKPEKIQEKQEDKQSTTNNNNKVTSITLSSDIKAENTNSNSKNTLQTSEQIEIKEEINNKVVALLEKEDDENSDNNKEDEENNDNDTNKPDMPIVPSEPVYNKYFSNADNKNYYYSSNTSLRSGDVRQDAAELNVKKGSLNILSNTKSGNNITDFKKISVTNNQLNILKTTNDANSVEDFSYSLTDTTISGLDGYSDLKFSANDGKVSYTANKEKLEANILDDSFSMLKDTSTNSNYNAIDKEWGNFTNTLFEKNKDYFNVSDLNKVFYYGSNKAAMQLNLKNSSIAYYYADAKEAKKLYADFKYANKIYYENATSSGSSYDKQTYDVYNKTISPINGSSTYNIQANASNGIKNQDFALKADKNKAEINFGSVISSLMDTQLDPQNRFQYFSNEFDKYKDTYKSKYLGADEDKEYFYAGSGSSIKLNPAKQEVDSYVVYDGGYGNIYRITFDKNIGDATYVKRTNGVVQDVKHSQKFNINSIRDVNSGYTLTVGDSNNDYNFEVKADKVGAILKGNVVINGANHNVDSDILQYVNTSAAHKLVKDTYDKAVQGK; this comes from the coding sequence ATGAGAAAACTTGTAATTTTATTAAGTGTAATAACTCTAACCTATGCAAGCGTAGGTAAAATATCAGCCATTAGAGGTGATGCAGTAGTTATCTCAAAAGGTAATGAAATAAAAGCTTTATTAAATCAAGAACTTGATGAAAGCGATATTATAAAAACGGGAAACAATGCAAGATTACAAATAATCTTTAATGACAACACCGTTACTACTCTAGGTAAAAACACAAGCTTAGAAATAAAACAATTCTTATTAGATGGAAAAAACTCTAAAGTAAATCTTGAAGTAAGTGAAGGAAGCTTTAAGGTAATTACAGGAGAAATCTCAAAACTAGCAAGAAAGAATTTCTCTTTAAAAGCTCATACAGCAACAATTGGTATTAGAGGAACAGTGTTTGTAGGAGAAGTTGGACTTAATATAAATAAATTAGCTTGCTTACAAGGTGCAATAGATGTTAGATTAGGTAATAAAACTTCTTTAATTGATTCAGGAAAACAAATAAGCTTTTCAAATACTAAGGTAATTAAAGTTGAACCTTTAAAAGTAAATGATTTTTCTTTAACCAAAGCAAATATTAACGAAGATAATAAACCAGAAAAAATACAAGAAAAACAAGAAGATAAACAAAGCACTACAAATAATAACAATAAAGTAACAAGTATTACTTTAAGTAGTGATATTAAAGCTGAAAACACTAATTCAAATTCTAAAAATACTTTACAAACTAGTGAGCAAATTGAAATTAAAGAAGAAATTAATAATAAAGTAGTGGCTTTATTAGAAAAAGAAGATGATGAAAATTCTGATAATAATAAAGAAGATGAAGAAAATAATGATAATGACACAAATAAACCAGATATGCCAATAGTTCCTAGTGAGCCTGTTTATAATAAATATTTTTCAAATGCAGACAATAAAAACTATTATTATTCATCAAATACTAGCCTAAGAAGTGGCGATGTTAGACAAGACGCTGCAGAGCTTAATGTAAAAAAAGGTAGTTTAAATATCCTTAGTAATACTAAAAGCGGTAATAATATTACAGATTTTAAAAAAATTAGCGTTACAAATAATCAGCTAAACATATTAAAAACTACAAATGATGCTAATAGTGTTGAAGATTTTTCATATAGTTTAACAGATACTACAATTAGTGGTTTAGATGGATATAGCGATTTAAAATTTAGTGCTAATGATGGAAAAGTAAGTTATACTGCTAATAAAGAAAAATTAGAAGCAAATATTTTAGATGATAGTTTTTCTATGTTAAAAGACACAAGCACAAATTCTAATTATAATGCTATAGATAAAGAGTGGGGTAATTTTACAAATACATTATTTGAAAAAAACAAGGATTATTTCAATGTATCAGATTTAAATAAGGTATTTTATTATGGTTCAAATAAAGCTGCAATGCAGTTAAATCTTAAAAATTCATCTATTGCTTATTATTATGCAGATGCAAAGGAAGCTAAAAAACTTTATGCTGATTTTAAATATGCAAATAAAATATATTACGAAAACGCAACGAGTTCAGGAAGTTCTTATGATAAGCAAACTTATGATGTATATAACAAAACCATATCACCTATTAACGGCTCATCTACTTATAATATACAAGCAAATGCTTCTAATGGCATTAAAAATCAAGATTTTGCTTTAAAAGCAGATAAAAATAAAGCAGAAATTAATTTTGGAAGTGTAATTTCTAGTTTGATGGATACTCAATTAGACCCGCAAAATAGATTTCAATACTTTTCTAATGAATTTGATAAATATAAAGATACTTATAAAAGTAAATATTTAGGTGCTGATGAAGATAAGGAATATTTTTATGCAGGTAGTGGAAGCTCAATTAAATTAAATCCCGCTAAGCAAGAAGTAGATAGTTATGTAGTATATGATGGTGGGTATGGAAATATTTATAGGATAACTTTTGATAAAAATATCGGAGATGCTACCTATGTTAAAAGAACTAATGGAGTGGTTCAAGATGTTAAACATTCTCAAAAATTTAATATAAATAGTATTAGAGATGTAAATTCAGGTTATACACTAACAGTAGGCGATAGCAATAATGATTATAATTTTGAAGTGAAGGCTGATAAAGTTGGAGCTATATTAAAAGGTAATGTTGTTATAAATGGAGCTAATCATAACGTAGATTCTGATATTTTACAATATGTAAATACTTCTGCAGCACATAAATTAGTTAAAGATACTTACGATAAAGCAGTTCAAGGAAAATAA